From the genome of Solidesulfovibrio carbinolicus, one region includes:
- a CDS encoding GGDEF domain-containing protein yields MTRGIRPEHVWGIGLGEEAATAVSSALGAGYVLRNWPMGSHPGARDIARAAPLVVFVVKEAWDALPLDTQKIIEEWETPQRVLVLGAAQSVAEFEDVLENGFLSAVSEPLSDKKIRDVIFRAKEVKSLYDDIFRMTREIMLERELLARKTDLVLFLNRILTRASESLDPIVILDNAREDLELLLPLQALMGALWQTGEGGNLEAELFLEPDMDQTAERHWTEQLLRQAAKLAGKPMHSYKASFLDGGADHESVGLPTAPEDLITLPLRAGGQMFGLLVLYRAKGRALGKDQVQALYASINHLALALKNAALFNQVKIRADHDGLTRIHNRRAFDERLIDELRRHQRYRHAMSLLMVDIDYFKGINDRYGHLVGDHVLREVGCILSETLRSTDFTARYGGEEFVVILPQTAEEQARILAERLRSAIAEARFVHDGEDFSITVSIGVSALQPGALTRRKDLLEKADKALYQAKHLGRNQVCTSLGPVTRSVDALSAAQAG; encoded by the coding sequence ATGACGCGCGGAATCCGCCCCGAACATGTGTGGGGCATCGGACTTGGCGAAGAGGCCGCGACGGCCGTGAGTTCGGCGCTTGGAGCCGGTTACGTGCTGCGCAACTGGCCCATGGGCAGCCATCCCGGCGCCCGGGACATCGCCCGAGCTGCGCCTCTTGTCGTCTTTGTGGTCAAGGAGGCCTGGGACGCCCTGCCCCTGGACACCCAGAAGATCATTGAGGAATGGGAAACGCCCCAGCGGGTGCTGGTGCTTGGAGCCGCCCAGTCCGTGGCCGAATTCGAGGACGTGCTGGAAAACGGCTTTTTGTCCGCCGTGTCCGAGCCGCTGAGCGACAAGAAGATCCGCGACGTCATCTTCCGGGCCAAGGAAGTCAAGAGCCTGTACGACGACATTTTCCGCATGACCCGCGAGATCATGCTGGAGCGCGAGCTTCTGGCCCGAAAGACCGATCTTGTGCTGTTTCTCAATCGCATCCTCACCCGGGCCAGCGAGTCCTTGGACCCCATCGTGATCCTGGACAACGCCCGGGAGGATCTTGAGCTGCTCCTGCCCCTGCAGGCGCTCATGGGCGCGCTGTGGCAGACCGGTGAAGGCGGGAATCTTGAAGCCGAACTGTTCCTGGAACCCGACATGGACCAGACGGCCGAACGACACTGGACCGAGCAGTTGCTGCGTCAGGCGGCCAAGCTCGCCGGCAAGCCCATGCACAGCTACAAGGCCAGCTTCCTCGACGGCGGAGCCGACCACGAGTCGGTCGGCCTCCCGACCGCTCCTGAAGATCTCATCACCCTGCCGCTTCGGGCCGGCGGCCAGATGTTTGGCCTGCTCGTGCTCTACCGAGCCAAAGGCCGGGCTCTGGGCAAGGATCAGGTCCAGGCCCTCTACGCTTCCATCAACCATTTGGCCCTGGCGCTGAAAAACGCTGCTCTCTTCAATCAGGTCAAGATACGGGCCGACCACGACGGCCTCACCCGCATCCACAACCGTCGGGCCTTTGACGAACGCCTCATCGATGAATTGCGCCGCCACCAGCGCTACCGCCATGCCATGAGCCTGCTTATGGTCGATATCGATTATTTCAAGGGCATAAACGACCGCTACGGCCATCTGGTCGGCGACCACGTGCTGCGCGAGGTAGGATGCATCCTGTCGGAAACCCTTCGCAGCACCGATTTCACGGCCCGCTATGGCGGCGAGGAATTCGTGGTGATTTTGCCCCAGACGGCCGAGGAACAGGCGCGAATCCTGGCCGAGCGGCTGCGCAGCGCCATTGCCGAAGCGCGTTTCGTCCATGACGGCGAGGACTTTTCCATCACCGTGTCCATCGGCGTCTCGGCCTTGCAGCCCGGCGCCTTGACCCGGCGCAAGGATTTACTGGAAAAGGCGGACAAGGCGCTTTACCAGGCCAAGCACCTGGGCAGGAATCAGGTCTGCACGTCCCTTGGGCCGGTGACCCGCAGCGTGGACGCCTTGAGCGCGGCCCAGGCCGGATAG
- a CDS encoding glycosyltransferase family 4 protein, producing MYAPRIFATLDPFIEGADIMGRKVANAAFLDALARRDPFDAYHFFMPSERERQSQEGLLTARYPTLAGRGAFKVLTRQDLPAALGATDYAVFHLSDCLTAQARLAAARNALSRAIFPITGGIHSLSYAQYQRDFLAHLAPTTTRRDAIVCTSTAGREAVSALFDALRRGYGLSPEAYPAPELALIPLGVEPDDWRRLDGRERAQARAAWGIAHQATVLLVFGRVSHSSKMDLIPLFRAVQRLIASGLDVSNLVLVVAGWTDDDDPFLGTLAALAANVGLRLVLARRPDEAAKRQLFGLAEAFVSLADNPQETFGLTLLEAMAACLPVIASDYDGYRDIVAPGRTGWLLPTLGLPRSPARDVLAPLCYDNHTHLRLAQATAVSVPALAEALAAVLGDPEQARAMGEAGRERAVAQFSWDACVDRHLELWERLAAQPVPDRDRLAATAHPWTLAYGEVFVGYPSGRLNDDLRLVWTRAGQAVYHRQDFPVIYAELSREVRTEALRVLVFLARGGCPGLTLARRLAAAVPGLDEAAAVWHVLWALKQDLLEVQKEPA from the coding sequence ATGTACGCTCCCCGCATCTTCGCCACGCTGGACCCGTTTATCGAAGGGGCCGACATCATGGGCAGAAAGGTGGCCAACGCGGCCTTTCTCGATGCTCTGGCCCGACGCGATCCTTTTGACGCCTACCACTTCTTCATGCCCTCCGAGCGTGAGCGCCAGAGCCAGGAGGGCCTGCTCACCGCCCGTTATCCGACCCTGGCCGGTCGGGGGGCGTTCAAAGTTCTGACGCGCCAGGATCTGCCGGCCGCCCTTGGGGCCACGGACTACGCGGTCTTTCACCTCTCGGACTGCCTCACTGCCCAGGCCCGTCTGGCCGCCGCCCGAAACGCCCTGTCACGTGCGATCTTTCCCATTACCGGCGGCATCCATTCCTTAAGTTACGCCCAATACCAGCGCGATTTCCTGGCCCATCTCGCGCCCACGACCACCCGGCGCGACGCCATCGTGTGCACCTCGACGGCCGGCCGGGAGGCCGTGTCGGCCCTGTTTGACGCTCTGCGCCGGGGCTATGGCCTTTCGCCCGAGGCCTATCCCGCGCCCGAACTGGCCTTGATCCCCCTGGGCGTGGAGCCGGACGACTGGCGGCGTCTTGACGGCCGGGAGCGCGCGCAGGCCCGAGCCGCCTGGGGCATCGCCCACCAGGCCACGGTGCTCCTGGTGTTCGGACGGGTTTCCCACAGTTCCAAGATGGACTTGATCCCGCTATTTCGGGCCGTGCAGCGCCTCATTGCTTCCGGCCTGGATGTTTCGAACCTGGTGCTGGTCGTGGCCGGCTGGACCGATGACGACGATCCGTTTTTGGGGACCCTGGCCGCCTTGGCCGCCAATGTGGGCCTGCGGCTCGTCCTGGCGCGCCGGCCGGACGAGGCGGCCAAGCGGCAACTGTTCGGCCTGGCCGAGGCGTTTGTCTCCCTGGCCGACAATCCCCAGGAAACCTTTGGCCTCACGCTCCTGGAGGCCATGGCCGCCTGCCTGCCGGTCATTGCCTCGGACTACGATGGCTACCGCGACATCGTCGCGCCCGGGCGTACCGGCTGGTTGCTGCCGACGCTGGGCCTGCCCCGATCCCCGGCGCGCGACGTCCTGGCCCCACTATGCTACGACAACCATACCCATCTGCGCTTGGCCCAGGCCACGGCCGTGTCCGTGCCGGCCCTGGCCGAGGCGCTGGCCGCTGTCCTGGGCGATCCCGAACAGGCCCGGGCCATGGGAGAGGCCGGGCGCGAGCGTGCCGTGGCCCAATTTTCTTGGGACGCCTGCGTTGACCGTCATCTGGAACTCTGGGAACGCCTGGCCGCGCAGCCCGTGCCGGATCGGGACCGGTTGGCCGCCACGGCCCATCCCTGGACCCTGGCCTACGGCGAGGTCTTCGTCGGTTATCCCTCTGGCAGGCTTAACGACGACTTGCGGCTGGTCTGGACCCGGGCCGGCCAGGCGGTCTACCATCGCCAGGATTTTCCGGTGATCTACGCCGAGCTGTCCCGGGAGGTGCGGACCGAGGCCCTGCGGGTGCTCGTGTTTCTGGCCCGGGGCGGCTGTCCGGGCCTGACCCTGGCCAGACGCCTGGCTGCCGCCGTGCCGGGACTCGACGAAGCCGCCGCCGTCTGGCATGTGCTGTGGGCGCTCAAGCAGGATTTGCTCGAAGTGCAAAAGGAGCCGGCATGA
- the rsmA gene encoding 16S rRNA (adenine(1518)-N(6)/adenine(1519)-N(6))-dimethyltransferase RsmA produces the protein MTRPMGHDTIERGDGFAPAKRSLGQNFLVDPNISAKIVARLRIGPEDTVMEIGPGRGALSGHILAAGPRAYLALEKDRELATRLPREHPGAHPALVDALRLDWSRLDALDGVKLVGNLPYNIASPLLWDICSQASRFVVGVFMVQHEVALRLCAAPGGRQYGALTAWTSSFARFDYCFKVSPGVFRPQPKVDSAVVAVTPRASEERPEDPAGLATLLKRLFSMRRKQLAGILKPHWDEALAQACAGHGIEGRVRPETLTPGQFQQLAKLLKTRLPS, from the coding sequence ATGACGCGCCCCATGGGCCATGACACGATAGAGCGAGGCGATGGTTTCGCCCCGGCCAAACGCAGTCTGGGCCAGAATTTTTTGGTTGATCCCAATATTTCCGCCAAGATCGTGGCCCGGTTGCGGATCGGGCCTGAAGACACGGTCATGGAGATCGGCCCAGGGCGTGGAGCCCTTTCGGGCCACATCCTGGCCGCCGGGCCGCGCGCCTATCTGGCCCTGGAAAAAGACCGGGAGCTGGCCACCCGTTTGCCGCGCGAGCATCCCGGAGCCCATCCGGCCCTGGTCGACGCCCTGCGCCTGGACTGGTCGCGCCTTGACGCCTTGGACGGCGTCAAGCTGGTGGGCAATCTTCCCTATAATATCGCTTCGCCGCTGTTGTGGGATATCTGCTCCCAGGCCTCGCGTTTTGTCGTGGGGGTCTTCATGGTGCAGCACGAGGTGGCCCTTCGCCTGTGCGCCGCTCCGGGCGGCAGGCAGTACGGGGCGCTGACCGCCTGGACGTCGTCGTTTGCCCGGTTCGATTATTGTTTCAAGGTGTCGCCCGGGGTGTTTCGGCCCCAGCCCAAGGTGGATTCGGCCGTGGTGGCCGTGACTCCCCGGGCGAGCGAGGAACGGCCCGAGGACCCGGCCGGCCTGGCGACCTTGCTCAAGCGGCTTTTTTCTATGCGCCGCAAGCAGTTGGCCGGCATCTTGAAGCCCCACTGGGATGAGGCCCTGGCCCAGGCATGCGCCGGGCACGGTATTGAGGGGCGCGTTCGGCCCGAAACATTGACGCCAGGCCAGTTCCAGCAGCTGGCCAAATTGCTGAAAACGCGCTTGCCCTCTTGA
- a CDS encoding HU family DNA-binding protein has protein sequence MTKADLVGKIAEKTGLTKANAERALNAFIEAIEETLVGEGKITLTGFGTFMVDERKARTGRNPRTGAEINIPASKVVKFRPGKLLKDAIQ, from the coding sequence ATGACCAAGGCTGATCTGGTAGGAAAAATTGCCGAAAAGACAGGGCTGACCAAAGCCAACGCCGAACGCGCCCTCAATGCCTTTATCGAGGCGATCGAGGAAACGCTGGTTGGCGAAGGCAAGATCACGCTGACGGGGTTTGGCACCTTCATGGTGGACGAGCGCAAGGCCCGCACCGGCCGCAATCCCCGCACCGGCGCCGAGATCAATATTCCGGCTTCCAAAGTCGTCAAATTTCGGCCGGGCAAATTGCTCAAGGACGCTATTCAATAA
- the rpsU gene encoding 30S ribosomal protein S21, with protein MPGVYLEESDNFDVALRRFKKQVEKSGILSELKKRQHFEKPSVMRKKKKAAARKRLLKKMRKINMM; from the coding sequence ATGCCCGGTGTCTACCTTGAGGAGTCCGACAACTTTGACGTGGCCCTGCGCCGCTTCAAGAAGCAGGTCGAAAAATCCGGGATTCTCTCCGAGCTGAAGAAACGTCAGCACTTTGAGAAACCCAGCGTCATGCGCAAGAAGAAGAAGGCCGCCGCTCGTAAGCGGTTGCTCAAGAAAATGCGCAAAATCAACATGATGTAA
- a CDS encoding GatB/YqeY domain-containing protein — translation MNLIARIESDYLASMKARDELTLGVLRMLKSAAKNRQVELRRPLTEDEYCDVLAKQAKQRRESIEQFAKANRADLVEKEERELGVLLAYLPAPLTDDELAAAVNAAVADLAAASMKDMGKVVQAVLAAHKGRVDGKRVSDAVKARLAS, via the coding sequence ATGAATCTCATAGCCCGTATCGAATCCGACTACCTGGCTTCCATGAAGGCCAGGGACGAGTTGACCCTCGGTGTTCTGCGGATGCTTAAGTCAGCTGCAAAAAACCGTCAGGTCGAGTTGCGACGCCCCTTGACCGAGGACGAGTATTGCGACGTCCTGGCCAAGCAGGCCAAGCAGCGCCGGGAGTCCATCGAACAGTTCGCCAAGGCGAACCGGGCTGATCTTGTCGAAAAAGAGGAGCGGGAGCTGGGCGTATTGCTCGCCTATCTTCCCGCTCCCTTGACCGACGACGAGCTTGCCGCCGCCGTCAACGCCGCCGTGGCCGACCTTGCCGCCGCCTCCATGAAGGACATGGGGAAGGTCGTGCAGGCGGTGCTGGCCGCTCACAAGGGGCGGGTCGACGGCAAGCGGGTCAGCGACGCCGTCAAGGCGCGCCTCGCTTCCTGA
- a CDS encoding endonuclease MutS2 has protein sequence MESRTLSLLEFPKVLDRLAGYAASEPAAAACRVLSPMGDAARLATEQQKLAEALELRRDRAFEFTAFPDIEPLFAVLESERRVLDLDALVALSHVLSRVAALREALGREEGDSVLGGIVHRTPWAKKTQAALARCLGPDGRLKDESSPELFSVRQEIRSIHQTILAKVKEFISEREMGPLLQDDYVTISSDRYVLPLRANFKGRLPGVIHDYSQTGETIYVEPFFLVEINNRLQELKNEEREAEARVMAFLTGLARDERREVGASYRLLVDCDVLWAKAALCDAFGGTLPEIAQGRAVRLLAARHPLLALAGPDAAVAQDLELAPDQRALIVTGANAGGKTVCLKTLGLLAAMALSGLPVPAGEGSSLPFFAKIFVFLGDEQSLEDHLSTFTAQIRHLSRVWPDIDADTLVLLDEFGAGTDPSQGAALAQAVVDGLLDRGAYLAAATHFPALKAYGLSREGVRAACMLFDPATKKPLYRLAYDQVGASIALDVAREHGLPEDILERANRYLLLDGNDTGLVFDRLNDLALRREHELEALAAKRLAEEGKIQKLKDNLKKAQDKLLEEIREQSRDIVRRHEAGRLGRKEAQKALADVRKRLIDESNELTGGPGGEAAAAVFDLDAIAPGDSVQVTSWNKIGVVREKDLKRQAAKVDIGGVSLWVNVADLAPAAGKPAKAGGGTVVTHAASEAKGLGLVVDLRGMRADAAESELLAFVDNALLRGHGELEVIHGRGTGALRREVHRMLKDHPQVASFAIAPEDRGGDGMTMVTLK, from the coding sequence ATGGAATCCAGAACTCTCTCGTTGCTGGAGTTTCCGAAGGTTTTGGACCGGTTGGCCGGCTATGCTGCCTCGGAACCGGCCGCTGCCGCCTGTCGGGTGCTTTCGCCCATGGGCGATGCCGCGCGTCTGGCCACGGAACAGCAAAAGCTCGCCGAAGCTCTGGAGCTGCGCCGCGACCGGGCCTTCGAATTCACCGCTTTTCCCGACATTGAGCCACTTTTTGCCGTGCTCGAAAGCGAACGCCGGGTCCTGGACCTCGACGCCCTGGTCGCCCTGTCCCACGTGCTGTCGCGGGTGGCCGCCCTGCGCGAGGCCCTGGGCCGCGAAGAGGGCGACTCCGTCCTTGGCGGTATCGTCCATCGTACGCCCTGGGCCAAGAAGACCCAGGCCGCCCTGGCCCGTTGCCTGGGTCCGGACGGACGCCTCAAGGACGAAAGTTCGCCCGAGCTTTTCTCCGTGCGCCAGGAAATCCGTTCCATTCACCAGACCATCCTGGCCAAGGTCAAGGAGTTCATCTCCGAGCGCGAGATGGGGCCGCTTTTGCAGGACGACTACGTCACCATCTCCTCGGACCGTTACGTCCTGCCGCTTCGAGCCAATTTCAAGGGCCGCCTGCCCGGCGTCATCCACGACTATTCCCAGACCGGGGAGACCATCTACGTGGAGCCCTTTTTCCTGGTGGAGATCAATAACCGCCTCCAGGAACTCAAAAACGAGGAGCGCGAGGCCGAGGCCCGGGTCATGGCCTTTTTGACCGGTCTGGCCCGGGACGAGCGCCGGGAAGTCGGGGCGTCCTACCGCCTGCTCGTCGATTGCGACGTGCTGTGGGCCAAGGCTGCCCTGTGCGACGCCTTTGGCGGCACGCTGCCCGAGATCGCCCAGGGTCGTGCCGTGCGCTTGCTCGCCGCCCGCCATCCGCTGCTGGCCCTGGCCGGCCCGGATGCCGCCGTGGCCCAGGACCTGGAGCTGGCCCCCGACCAGCGGGCGCTCATCGTCACCGGGGCCAACGCCGGCGGCAAGACGGTCTGTTTAAAGACCTTGGGGCTCCTGGCCGCCATGGCCTTGTCGGGGTTGCCCGTGCCGGCCGGAGAGGGCAGCAGCCTGCCCTTTTTCGCCAAGATTTTCGTCTTTCTCGGCGACGAGCAAAGCCTTGAGGACCATTTGTCCACCTTCACGGCCCAGATCCGCCACCTCTCGCGCGTCTGGCCGGACATCGACGCGGACACGCTGGTGCTCCTTGACGAATTCGGGGCCGGCACCGACCCGTCCCAGGGCGCGGCCTTGGCCCAGGCCGTGGTGGACGGTCTTCTTGACCGGGGGGCCTATCTGGCCGCCGCCACCCACTTTCCGGCGCTTAAGGCCTACGGCCTGTCCCGGGAAGGGGTGCGCGCCGCCTGCATGCTCTTTGATCCGGCGACCAAAAAGCCGCTCTACCGCCTGGCTTACGATCAGGTCGGGGCGTCCATTGCCTTGGACGTGGCCCGGGAGCACGGCTTGCCCGAGGACATTTTGGAGCGGGCCAACCGCTATCTGCTCCTGGACGGCAACGACACCGGACTGGTGTTTGACCGCCTCAATGACCTGGCCCTGCGCCGGGAACACGAGCTGGAGGCCCTTGCCGCCAAGCGTCTGGCTGAAGAAGGCAAGATCCAAAAGCTCAAGGACAACTTGAAGAAAGCTCAGGACAAGCTGCTGGAAGAGATCCGTGAGCAGTCCCGCGACATCGTGCGCCGCCACGAGGCCGGACGCCTGGGACGCAAGGAAGCGCAAAAGGCCCTTGCCGATGTTCGCAAAAGACTTATTGATGAAAGCAACGAATTGACCGGAGGCCCCGGGGGTGAGGCCGCGGCTGCGGTTTTCGATCTCGACGCCATTGCTCCTGGTGATTCGGTCCAGGTGACAAGTTGGAACAAAATCGGCGTGGTACGGGAAAAAGACCTTAAGCGCCAAGCCGCCAAGGTCGATATCGGCGGCGTGAGCCTGTGGGTGAACGTGGCCGATCTGGCCCCGGCTGCCGGCAAGCCGGCCAAGGCCGGGGGCGGAACGGTCGTGACTCATGCGGCCTCCGAGGCCAAGGGGCTGGGGTTGGTGGTCGATTTGCGGGGGATGCGAGCCGACGCGGCCGAAAGTGAGCTCTTGGCCTTTGTCGACAACGCGCTGCTGCGCGGGCATGGCGAACTGGAGGTCATCCATGGCCGGGGCACCGGGGCGCTGCGGCGCGAGGTGCACCGGATGCTGAAGGATCATCCCCAGGTCGCGTCCTTTGCCATCGCTCCCGAGGACCGGGGCGGCGACGGAATGACCATGGTGACGCTCAAATAA